Proteins encoded within one genomic window of Lysinibacillus louembei:
- a CDS encoding glycosyltransferase has product MKKALIISNMYPTKEHLAYGVFVKNQVQQLNEAGIETLLAVNDNPATGKKNVLKKYAKWALNVLATFRKNKRDISLTHAHYVFPSGMFSYYLKKRYNVPYVVTAHGGDINKMAKKSARIQGYTTKILQHADHVIAVGEELAQTIQQDYGIEPTRLSVMSMGIDRNIFKLGDKQQMQQELGVDCERTNFLFVGNIIEEKGVSELITAFQQLEEGTATLYCIGSTKDASFTAKVKALVKSEHIHFIEPMPQAELARYFQAADVFVLPSYIEGLGLVALEAMSCGTPVIASSVGGLKYMLADGAGVLVPPKDAAALQQAMEQALNGLDINEQKVQELLITHDAQNIVKRLKEIYANVE; this is encoded by the coding sequence ATGAAAAAAGCGTTAATCATTAGCAATATGTACCCAACAAAGGAGCATTTAGCTTATGGTGTTTTCGTCAAAAATCAAGTGCAGCAATTAAATGAGGCTGGCATTGAAACATTGCTTGCAGTAAATGATAACCCTGCAACAGGTAAAAAAAATGTGCTGAAAAAATATGCGAAATGGGCGTTGAATGTGCTAGCTACATTTCGTAAAAATAAACGTGATATTAGCCTAACGCATGCACATTACGTTTTTCCAAGTGGCATGTTTAGCTATTATTTAAAAAAACGCTATAATGTGCCCTATGTTGTGACAGCACACGGTGGCGATATTAATAAAATGGCGAAGAAAAGCGCCCGCATTCAAGGCTATACGACAAAAATATTGCAGCATGCAGACCACGTCATTGCAGTAGGTGAGGAGCTAGCACAAACAATACAGCAAGATTATGGCATTGAGCCTACACGCCTTTCTGTCATGAGCATGGGCATTGACCGCAATATATTTAAGCTTGGGGACAAGCAGCAAATGCAACAAGAGCTTGGTGTGGATTGTGAGCGTACAAACTTCTTATTTGTTGGCAATATTATTGAAGAAAAAGGAGTGTCAGAGCTGATTACAGCGTTTCAGCAGTTGGAAGAGGGCACAGCTACGCTTTATTGCATTGGCTCGACAAAGGATGCAAGCTTTACGGCAAAGGTGAAAGCCTTAGTAAAGAGCGAGCATATTCATTTTATTGAGCCGATGCCACAAGCGGAGCTAGCACGTTATTTTCAAGCTGCAGATGTATTTGTGCTGCCATCCTATATTGAAGGGCTGGGACTAGTTGCATTGGAGGCGATGAGCTGTGGCACACCTGTCATTGCATCAAGCGTCGGGGGCTTGAAGTATATGCTAGCAGATGGTGCGGGTGTGCTTGTGCCACCGAAAGATGCTGCTGCATTACAGCAGGCGATGGAGCAAGCGTTAAATGGCTTAGATATTAACGAGCAAAAAGTGCAGGAACTACTAATAACGCATGATGCACAAAATATTGTGAAGCGATTAAAGGAAATTTACGCGAACGTGGAATAA
- a CDS encoding S41 family peptidase — protein sequence MRNLLKAMLFSFFLLLPITANANTLDEVKHIINKEYVGNINGNLNKATTIEEVMDMLDAYSTFFTAKEFEQYINSIEMTSVGIGVVVEKHDKGILIQEVIKGGSAYKAGVKSGQIIVSINGQSTVSMSVQEATSLIMGEQNTSIRLGILSNGQTKNITLVRQPFSIPNITTKLLYGNVGFIHLSSFSEDAAQLVKKAFNELKSQGATTFIIDVQDNGGGYVTAAEELIGMFPKSPYAYKLQTTAGTMTYNSIYQPIKFPKDTRVLVNRFSASASEMLAAALVDQKSAVVYGEKTYGKGTMQGFFELSDGSYLKLTIGKFSGPTGSKINEVGVSPHIATTTPIMTAHFDALVNNKFKNYEALKATKVKEGNSFTLTYSKAVTTNKVELIALGDNTVPIKVTQKNKQLIITPTKPLVKNTQYMLLIPPTAKAKGQYMHITVN from the coding sequence ATGAGAAATTTATTAAAGGCAATGCTTTTTAGCTTCTTTTTATTACTACCAATCACAGCAAATGCAAATACGTTAGATGAAGTGAAGCACATTATTAACAAAGAATATGTTGGCAATATCAATGGTAATTTAAACAAAGCTACAACAATTGAAGAAGTAATGGATATGCTTGATGCATATTCAACTTTCTTCACTGCAAAAGAATTCGAACAATATATTAATTCCATTGAAATGACTTCTGTTGGTATCGGTGTTGTTGTGGAAAAGCATGATAAAGGTATTTTAATTCAAGAAGTGATTAAGGGAGGTAGCGCATATAAAGCTGGTGTGAAAAGTGGGCAAATTATCGTAAGCATCAATGGGCAGTCTACTGTTTCCATGTCGGTTCAAGAAGCGACATCACTGATTATGGGTGAACAAAATACATCCATACGCCTTGGTATACTGAGTAATGGGCAAACAAAAAATATAACGCTTGTGCGTCAGCCATTTAGCATACCGAATATAACAACAAAGCTGCTTTATGGAAATGTAGGCTTTATTCATTTAAGCTCTTTTTCAGAGGATGCAGCACAGCTTGTCAAAAAAGCATTTAATGAGCTAAAATCACAGGGCGCAACGACATTTATTATAGATGTCCAAGATAATGGCGGTGGCTACGTCACAGCTGCCGAGGAATTAATCGGCATGTTCCCAAAGTCGCCCTATGCTTATAAGCTCCAAACGACAGCTGGCACAATGACGTATAATTCCATTTATCAGCCAATCAAATTTCCAAAGGATACGCGTGTACTTGTCAATCGCTTTAGCGCAAGTGCCTCTGAAATGCTCGCTGCAGCATTAGTGGATCAAAAGTCCGCTGTTGTCTATGGTGAAAAAACATATGGTAAAGGCACAATGCAAGGATTTTTCGAGCTTTCCGATGGCAGCTACTTAAAGCTAACAATTGGGAAGTTTTCTGGTCCAACTGGCAGTAAAATTAATGAAGTAGGTGTAAGTCCACATATTGCAACGACTACACCCATTATGACGGCACATTTCGACGCACTTGTTAACAACAAATTCAAAAACTATGAGGCTTTAAAGGCTACAAAAGTAAAGGAAGGCAACTCCTTCACTTTAACTTACAGCAAGGCTGTGACAACAAACAAAGTGGAGCTTATTGCGCTTGGCGACAACACTGTGCCAATTAAAGTAACACAAAAAAACAAGCAGCTCATTATCACACCTACAAAGCCACTTGTTAAAAATACGCAATATATGCTCCTTATCCCGCCAACAGCTAAGGCAAAAGGGCAGTATATGCATATTACAGTCAATTAA
- the murJ gene encoding murein biosynthesis integral membrane protein MurJ, protein MKIVGAVAVVNILARLFGFLREVIIGTQYGTTELAASIINAYTIPNFLYLVIGGAFTTAFISIYHKTTAARTEYIRRTFTTIFVSIAIISLLFIVFTEPILQRYFQVSAGEEYERLKSLYYWMMPSTIMLVLSTWLSGVLNVQGKFHLSSFSVLIYNLSFLIISVGLSFIIGPIGYGVGALLGAACMFFFLVFGVRKAEHMSFRPMLPNTEDQKELWKVALPIMLGGATAQMYILIQRFFTNMLDVSAVSAVNYATKMSQFPQAILMTAVTTVIFPLLSKKEGEGDMAAVKGLYLRGLRLLYILVMPISVYFYFQAEPIVRIVFERGDKWDAASTAITSQLLVIFSITMFFLAANMYVTRFYYAKGNSMTPVIFSFITVFGVNIAVIQLMIGEYGADAIAWGTVVSAAVNFILLVAWLQWKYKLKLVDGNLLQFMKMVCLTVGYIAITWLVTAYIQIDFIWAHAIVTFIVTMLGYALLLIALRFSELQQMIVKVKKKVLKK, encoded by the coding sequence TTGAAAATTGTCGGAGCAGTAGCGGTTGTTAATATACTTGCTCGGCTGTTTGGTTTTTTGCGTGAGGTCATTATCGGTACGCAGTATGGAACGACAGAGCTTGCTGCAAGCATTATTAATGCCTACACAATCCCAAACTTTTTATATTTAGTTATTGGTGGAGCGTTTACGACCGCCTTTATTTCGATTTATCATAAAACAACAGCAGCGCGGACGGAATATATTAGACGAACATTTACAACCATTTTCGTGTCGATTGCAATTATTTCATTATTATTTATCGTCTTTACAGAACCAATTTTACAGCGGTATTTCCAAGTGTCAGCAGGTGAAGAATATGAACGCTTGAAGTCGCTTTATTATTGGATGATGCCATCAACAATTATGCTTGTATTGTCGACATGGCTAAGTGGTGTTTTAAATGTGCAAGGCAAGTTCCATTTGTCGAGCTTTTCTGTGCTCATTTACAATTTATCCTTTTTAATTATTTCAGTCGGGCTATCATTTATTATCGGACCAATTGGGTATGGCGTCGGGGCATTGCTTGGAGCAGCCTGTATGTTCTTTTTCCTCGTATTTGGAGTGCGTAAAGCGGAGCATATGTCATTCAGACCAATGCTACCTAATACAGAAGACCAGAAGGAGCTTTGGAAGGTTGCCTTACCGATTATGCTTGGTGGCGCAACGGCACAAATGTATATTTTAATTCAACGCTTCTTCACAAATATGTTAGATGTAAGTGCAGTATCTGCGGTGAACTATGCGACAAAAATGTCACAGTTTCCACAGGCAATTTTAATGACAGCTGTAACGACGGTTATTTTCCCATTGCTTAGTAAAAAAGAAGGCGAGGGAGATATGGCGGCTGTTAAAGGACTATATTTACGTGGATTGCGCCTGCTTTACATATTAGTCATGCCGATTTCCGTTTATTTTTATTTCCAAGCGGAGCCGATTGTGCGTATTGTCTTTGAGCGTGGTGACAAATGGGATGCGGCATCGACAGCAATTACATCACAGCTGCTTGTAATTTTTAGTATAACAATGTTTTTCCTTGCAGCGAATATGTATGTGACACGCTTCTACTATGCTAAAGGCAATTCCATGACACCTGTTATTTTTAGCTTTATTACCGTGTTTGGTGTAAATATTGCAGTGATTCAGCTAATGATTGGGGAATATGGGGCAGATGCAATTGCATGGGGAACAGTTGTTAGTGCGGCAGTAAACTTCATATTGCTTGTTGCATGGCTACAGTGGAAATATAAGCTGAAGCTTGTGGATGGCAATCTACTACAATTTATGAAAATGGTTTGCTTAACAGTTGGCTATATTGCGATTACATGGCTTGTGACAGCATATATCCAAATTGATTTTATTTGGGCACATGCGATTGTGACATTTATTGTCACAATGTTAGGCTATGCGTTATTATTAATAGCCTTGCGTTTCTCAGAGCTACAACAAATGATCGTTAAAGTGAAAAAGAAAGTATTAAAAAAGTAA